The sequence AAGTGGACCCGTCATCTTTCCTGGACTGTCTATTTTAGTAAATTATGgagcgttttttttattttttattataacgcTTGTTGTGCCGTCCCCTCTGTTAGTACTCCTAGAAATTACCACCTAAGAAGGTATCCTTTCACCCCCATCAGTGCTGCTACTGCAGGGACACCCCCTACCCCGGGAGTAACACCCTGTTGGCATTTTATTCTTAAAGACTATGAGGGTCGgcgtttagacaccggtcttaataacccctatatctggcggtggatccgtcATAGGCGCCCGCCATACACGACTTCTGCATATCCAGCgccagctgtcttacatttagaccattttttacTCCTAAAAATGGGCGCAGAAAATAACGCTGCAATCTGCACCGGAAATACACCTAATACAGGCGTATTTCTGGATAACAAATGACCCCCTATGAAGACCTTTagaggcaattttttatgatgacattttacttattttgggctaaaaatcatttttcttattagcttttataaaaaatgttcagCCTCAAGGTCTCAGTCTTTGCCTCATGTAGAGCCCTCATCTCCGATCTTCTAACGGTCTAAGGGCCACATCCTTATCAGCAAGATAGGAAATGAAGTATAAGGAGTGTTTAGGAGCTCTCAGGAGATCAGAGACAAGCGTCAGCTCAGTGTAGACACAGAGGCTggcactagagaatctcaaggctgtacagagaaaggggctcagcatttgaataaagataaaaaaaataaaaaataattagctcaaaatgagtacaatgcaataataaagaaaaatgcTCACAAAGGTGTCCCATACCCTTCGATTTTCAAGGAAGAGTAACTGAGGAACTGTGAATTCATGGGGTATGCAGGTATTTAGTaagactctgttcacatctgtgttgtggGTTTCAATTTATAACTGAAATCACATTGCAAAGTCTGGTCTGTCACACGACAAGTAGCCAAGGACCACAGTGACTTATAATGGCGGGGGCCCCCCGCTGGGTTCTGCGTGGAAATAAATGTGGCAAAATCTGCAACGCAGCCGCCAACACCAATATGAACAGAACCTAAAACTGAATAATGGCTACAAACAAAACAAGCACAGCGCAGATACGTACGGAGAGTAGGGGTGAGTGCGCGGAGCAATCGACCTCTGCGTCCCGGCTGGAAGCACATCTTGAGGGGTCATCATGACATAGAACTGCCCTGTGGACAGGAAAGGAATACACAacggttaaaaaaattatgacaagTCCCATGACACGCCGCAGGAGCTTTACCCTTATGTAATACAAATTCAAATCCTGCCCGTTTTCAGGATCTGTGCTggttgccactgaacaggaacctgTGTGTTCAGGTCATGTGATGCTCACACGGTGAAGGGCTTGAAGATCCCCACGTGTACGTATCACATGACCCCGGCAGACGTGGGAAGAGTACCATAGAGTACTCTCCGCATACATGCAGTGATGACTTGATGGGCAGCACTTACCTCCTGCTTGAGCCAGCCCGGGGTCAGTGGTCTGAACGGACACAGCTGTTGTTTCGCCCACAGTTGAAGCGGGGAAGTAGGCAAAGCGAGCCTCACCACTGACCGCATCCGTAGAAGGGCTTCCACCATTACTGAAGGGGTTCTGGATGACGGCCTGCAACGAAACAACCAGTCAGAAAACTGCAAGATATAGCAAGTAACGCCGCCATGTGCTGAGCTGCCCCGCTATCACAGAGGACAGGCCAATCCATGAAGCCTGAACCTAAAAATACCAAGACGTGCCAAGGGTTTACAGTGGCAGACATGGCCGGAGGCATCTGTCAGAAGCTAGGGAATACCGGGTGCCCCCCTCATATGTAACCTCCGATCTGCATCCTCTAGTGACATTACTTCACTTTCAAGTGTCAGAGAAACATTTCTTCATGTAAAAGCTTCCGCTGCACAGCACCAGCAGAAACCCCGGCTGTTTACATCCTAAAAGAGCCGAACATGACCAGCGGACTGTTTCCACTTCCTCTTTGCAGCCATATTCCGTCTGTTTCCAAATGTGCAATGTgagacatcctgtattatactccagagctgcactcactattctgctggtgaagtcactgtgcacatacattacttatcctgtactgatcctgagttacatcctgtattatactccagagctgcactctctattctgctggtgcagtcactgtgtacatacattacttatcctgtactgatcctgagttacatcctgtattatactccagagcggcactcactattctgctggtgcagtcactgtgtacatacattacttatcctgtactcatcctgagttacatcctgtattatactccagagctgcactcactattctgctggtgcagtcactgtgtaaatacattacattacttatcctgtactgatcctgagttacatcctgtactatactccagagctgcactcactattctgctggtggagtcactgtgtacatacattacttatcctgtactgatcctgagttacatcctgtattatactccagagctgcactcactattctgctggtgcagtcactgtgtacatacattacttatcctgtactgatcctgagttacatcctgtattatactccagagctgccgtcactattctgctggtgcagtcactgtgtacatacattacttatcctgtactgatcctgagttacatcctgtattatactacagagctgcactcactattctgctggtgcagtcactgtgtacatacatacattacattacttatcctgtactgatcctgagttacatcctgtattatactacagagctgcactcactattctgctggtgcagtcactgtgtacatacattacttatcctgtactcatcctgagttacatcctgtattatactccagagctgcactctctattctgctggtgcagtcactgtgtacatacattacttatcctgtactgatcctgagttacatcctgtattatactccagagctgcactcactattctgctggaggagttCTTTTTACTCTTGTTAAATTCCAGACAGATCACCTTTACGCTGCCATCTCTCACCTGCGCCACAGCTTGTTGGGCGCCAGCAAAGGCCGCCGTCGACACAACGCTCACTGCTCCGGTTCCGTCCCCCTGTCCGTCCAGCTGACCGTCTGTCACCTGGACAACCCTGTACGTCACCtgaaaacacacagaaaacatgATGTATGAGGAGACTTGAAGGGTCAGGATTTACCTCTGACACCACCTCAGGGAGGGCTGCGCAGCGTGCGTCACCCATCACTCAGACGGCGCCGTCTACCTGAAGTGACAAGGGTTCCCAATAGGACTCCGGGGAAGCAGGCGACGTACCTGTCCTCCATTGTTCTCTGTGCGGAACTGGTACTGAATGTTGTGCTCTGAAAAGGCTGCTTGCTGGACGGCAGCAATGGCCACCGCGGTATGCTCGTCGGTGCTCGTCTCATCTCCTGGTAAGAGAAGAGGAAAACTGATGAGGTCTCTGCACACAGCAAAGGGCTGGAGGACACGGTCCAGCTCACACAGCGCTCCACTTCTTAACGTTCCTTGATATTTAGAGGGGATTTCCAGAACTTCTATATTgatatcctcaggacaggccatcaatatctgactggTGGAGGTCCGACTCACCGCCCCACCACGACCAGGCCCTCGCAGTGCCGCacatcgtatagtggctgtgctgggtattgcagcccagacccATCACTTGAACGGGACAGCTGCACGTggaccatgtgactgatgaaagtGACATCACCGgccacttcaaacagctgggggcgggtgtcggacccccactcatCACTTATTGATGACACACACTGCGTCACACTTTTTGTGCGGATTTGCTGCGATCTCTGGATGGATCTTTACAGCACTACCTACACAGGCACGCTGTAACAAATCctcagctgtgtgagcaggaTCAGTGCAAGAAGGGTTTTCAGCCTACTAAAGATATCCAAACACAAAACAATTACTTACAAactactggacaacccctttaacgggtATTCTGGTTGGAATATCCCCTttaagatcggtgggggtcccacgatcacaagaacaggggccctGTACCCCCTGAAGTGATCGTCTCcatttctataggagttctgtgatgggtgggggtcccacgatcacaagaacaggggccctGTACCCCCTGAAGTGATCGGTCTCcatttctataggagttctgtgatgggtgggggtcccagcagtaggacccccactggaCTCCCCCTCTAAGGTCCGAGCCAATTCCAGCCATTATTAAACGTCCATCTGCTTGGTGTGGGTTTGACCATCAGGACTCCTGCCGGTCCGGAGATCCGTGGCGACACCACCCCATCTTAATAGAGCGAGCACGCCCGACCCAATGCTAGGGGCCCCCTGCTCTCTTCTTGGTGGTCTAGTTTCCACGTTAGGGCCTCGCTATGTTGCAGGACGAGCTGCAGAAATACAAGTCAATGTTTCATTTCTATGGATTTTTTGAATGGCAGAATCCTCAGAAAATACATCCGACATTGGGCAAAATAACGGTTATATATCAGTCCGGTCAGCCCCAACGATCGCCCTGCTGGCGGTGAGACGACACGTGGCGCCCCCCAATGCAATCTGCACTGGTCGATGGTCTGGGAGCAGACTGCTTTCTGATAGCGCTGGAGGTCGGGCCTACCCCAGAGTGACCACGTGGGCACAGCTTCTGTACCCCGGGGGGGTAACTACCAGCGGGCACTAACAACGACTCACCGTCATGAAGCTCGACCACTTCATCCGCTTCCTGTCCTTTGTTGTGGCtgcaaaaaagagaaaaagagtaAGAAAGCGGAAAGCGATGAAGACGACAATTCTGTGGCTGTAACATCTGTAGGGCCGAGTTCACATGTAACCGCCTCGCCGACGTTTGGTCGCTGCCAAAACAAGGCCCCGCCCTTACACTACGGCCACACGCGGCGCAGATGGAGCGGATTTCCACAATGGAATGGAGGGCAGAAGAGCGGCAGATACACAAACCTCGTCCACGCACAATGAAAGCCACACACGACTTGACACCCTCTGCAATGCAAATGGGCcacaaagggttaaaaataaatcaaaaataaaCTACGCTCGGCATCATCAATGCGTCTGTGGTCCGGTCCCCGCATGGAAAACACGAAGAAAAGCCCAATAAGCAAACTGCTCAGTGAGCGGGAGGTCAGCACCGCAGTAGGGCTTTTGTGTGGatagtttttttttggtcaaaatacattaaaaaaaataatttaaaaaaacaccaaacaaCTTAAGGCAAAGTCAGACTTGGATCTGAAAGGACGGGGCAGTACAGATACAATGACCTGTGGATACAGCATCTAATGTAAACCCCCCCCCACAGAGCCGGACCCGTAAAGGAAAGATCAACCGGCTTCCCCGACTCAGCTCCTCCCGGCCGGTGAGGCTCCTCCTccacatccagtttgacatcaccgcagccaatcactggagaCCGGATCCCCTTGCGTCATGTGACCTTTTATCCAGTGATTGCAGCGATTGGCTGCGGTGATCTCAAACCAGATATTGACATCAATGTAGCGTCGGGGAACCAGGTCATCTTTCCTTTAAGGCTCACGCCCGTCTTGCGCCCGCTTCCATGGGATTtcggtctgtgcctccgcaccctaaaaaaaataaaaaatagaatatgttctatattttctttttgcgctgCAGACTGAAcattgtggatcgcggaccccctCAAGTGTGCAGAGCCAGTGCCCTCCAGTTGGGTGAGGTTCGCTAaaccccattcttgcacaaccccttaaaatcttcatttttttttcttaatctgGGATCCAGGAATGGataatgatgacccatcctcggGACGGGTCATCGGCGGGGGAGCCGCCACGATCACCggtaagcacagcgccatacctaGTATAGTGGCagagcttggtattgcagctcagtctcattcactttaatagggcttaggcctcttgcacacaaatgtattttcattccgtgtccagacattttttttttttttttgcggaccgtatacggaaccatttatttcaatgggtaaaaaaaaaaaaaaaaaaagggaaggtactccgtgtgcattccgtttccgtatttctgttccgcagaaaaatagaacatgtcctattattgtccgcagtacggataaggataggactgttctgttaggggccggctgttccgttccgcaaaatacagaatgcacatggacgtcatccgtattttttcgaatattttttttgcggaccgaaaaatacatacggtggtGTGCTGAAGGCCTTCGGCTGCAACTGGGAGGGATGTATGGTGATGTCCCGTGGCCTAGGAAGAagccagacccccgccgatctgagatCGATGACctggtggataggtcatcaatattagttaCAGGATAGCCCCTGTAATAGATTTCCAGAGTTACATGGCTTCATCACACTATGGTCGCCCAGAACCACCGTATACAGGAAGGATTTGGACTTCTCATATTTgcaagatccacttctggctttggttcGAAGATCTGCATTGAAAAAAACTGCTGCAACTAAAAAACCAAAACTGTATATGAAGCCTCCCTCGGTGCTGATCACGGGGCCATGTGTGCAGTGGCGGAGGGCGCCTTTAATGGGGGCACGTACTGGGCGCTGGCTGCCGGGTAGGTTCTGAGGGGCTAGCCTTGTGACTTGCACATTGCCCCCGGCTCCTGCCCCATCTTACTGTGCGGAGGGCGTTGCTCAGAGACGTCTTCGCTCTATCTTGTTGTGAAACGTCTCATGACTCAGCTCCGGGGAGACGCCGCACATCTCTCTGCCAACCTAGCCGtagaataataccgccatacgccCCGCAGCAGACAGGGGTTTTCTGTAGAAAAAAGTTTTTATGCTGTACAG is a genomic window of Bufo bufo chromosome 1, aBufBuf1.1, whole genome shotgun sequence containing:
- the USF2 gene encoding upstream stimulatory factor 2 isoform X3 — encoded protein: MDMLDQSLDSSAAASHNKGQEADEVVELHDGDETSTDEHTAVAIAAVQQAAFSEHNIQYQFRTENNGGQVTYRVVQVTDGQLDGQGDGTGAVSVVSTAAFAGAQQAVAQAVIQNPFSNGGSPSTDAVSGEARFAYFPASTVGETTAVSVQTTDPGLAQAGGQFYVMMTPQDVLPAGTQRSIAPRTHPYSPKMDGNRTPRDERRRAQHNEVERRRRDKINNWIVQLSKIIPDCNTDSSKTGAQSKGGILSKACDYIRELRQTNQRMQETFKEAERLQLDNDMLRQQIEEQKNENTLLRAQLQQHGIEIVEEAPRQ
- the USF2 gene encoding upstream stimulatory factor 2 isoform X2 codes for the protein MDMLDQSLDSSAAASHNKGQEADEVVELHDGDETSTDEHTAVAIAAVQQAAFSEHNIQYQFRTENNGGQVTYRVVQVTDGQLDGQGDGTGAVSVVSTAAFAGAQQAVAQAVIQNPFSNGGSPSTDAVSGEARFAYFPASTVGETTAVSVQTTDPGLAQAGGQFYVMMTPQDVLPAGTQRSIAPRTHPYSPKMDGNRTPRDERRRAQHNEVERRRRDKINNWIVQLSKIIPDCNTDSSKTGAVSDIQQSKGGILSKACDYIRELRQTNQRMQETFKEAERLQLDNDMLRQQIEEQKNENTLLRAQLQQHGIEIVEEAPRQ
- the USF2 gene encoding upstream stimulatory factor 2 isoform X1; amino-acid sequence: MDMLDQSLDSSAAASHNKGQEADEVVELHDGDETSTDEHTAVAIAAVQQAAFSEHNIQYQFRTENNGGQVTYRVVQVTDGQLDGQGDGTGAVSVVSTAAFAGAQQAVAQAVIQNPFSNGGSPSTDAVSGEARFAYFPASTVGETTAVSVQTTDPGLAQAGGQFYVMMTPQDVLPAGTQRSIAPRTHPYSPKMDGNRTPRDERRRAQHNEVERRRRDKINNWIVQLSKIIPDCNTDSSKTGAVRLSMQSKGGILSKACDYIRELRQTNQRMQETFKEAERLQLDNDMLRQQIEEQKNENTLLRAQLQQHGIEIVEEAPRQ